Part of the Mycolicibacterium mageritense genome is shown below.
CCGGTGAGCGCGAAGCTCGGCGCCGGCGATCCGACGGCGGGCAGCTCGCCCACGGTGTTGACGGGATTTCCACGCAGGGTTATCTGTGCCATGCGCACAGTCTGTCAAAACCGGGCGTCACCCGGGCAGCCCGGGGTGCACCGGCCGGATGGAACCCGTCACAGCGAGGCGGCCACGGTCCGGATTCGGTCACGCCACCACGCCACCCGGCCCGGGTCCGCAACCGCATAGCGTGCAACGAGGTCGGGTTGCGGGGCCGGCGGCATCGGCGCGACCGGCAGCCGGCCCTCGACGGGGCGCAGCGATCGCGAGTCCGCGACAACGTCTCCGACCAGCAGCTCCGTCGTCGCGAGCTCGCACGCGAACGGCAGCTCCGGCAGCGCGCCCGCGAGTGCCAGTCCGGCCGCGGCCCCGATGGTCGTTTGCGGGGCCGAGGTGACCACGCACGGCAAGCCCGAGCGCTCCGCCACGCGCAACGCGCGCCGGGCCCCGCCGAGCGGACCGCAGGACAAAACCAGGACATCGGCCGCTTCGCCGAGCGGCAACTCCCCCTCCGCGGCGGCGTCAGCCGCGACGCGAACGCCGACCCTGCGCCGCACCCCGGCAGTCTCCTCGATGGTCCGGCACGGCCGCGCGACGAACTCGAGCCCACCGGCGGCGCGGTCCAGCGCGACTGTCGCGGCGACAGCAGCGTCCGAGTGCCATCGGCCGCGCGCGTCGCAGCGGATCACCCCGCCGGGACCGAGTGCGTCACGCACGGCCTCCACCCGGGCTATGTCGGCTTCGAGCGTGTCCGCAGCGCCACCCACTTCCACCGCCGCAGTGCGGCATTTCGAGGCCGTCACGATCTCGTGCGCGCGATCGGCGTCGACAGCAGCCACGGTGACGGCAACGGGGATGCGACCGCGCACCGGATCAGGCCAGCCGACAGTGCCGGCCTCGGTGGCCGCGGTAAGCCACCGCACGAGGGTCGCGGCGTCGTCGTCGGGGGCGGGGCTGAACTCGCCCCAGCCCTGCGGCCCTTCGATGAGCATGCCCTCGTGCACCGCGCCGGAGTGCGCCCGGTCGCGGAGCGGTATCGCGAAGACCGGCGCGGTATCGAAATCGATCAGCGTCTGCACAAGGAGATCACGCTAGTTGACGCTGCCCGCGGGCCGAACCCGCCCAGAACGCGTCACCGCGGAACATACACTTGGGCACCAACCGATCCGAGGAGCAACCATGTCCCATCCGGTACGACGGGTTCTCGTCACCGTGTTATCGGCGACGGCACTGGCGGCAGCACCCATGGGCGTGGTCACCGTCGTCACTCCCGCGGTGAGTTCGGCATGCCTGCCCGGCGAAACCGGTGTGACCAACGGATGTTCACCGTTCTGCCTACCCGGGCGGCAACTGGATACCGCGACCGGCCTGTGCCTGCCCGCGCCCCCACCCGCATCGCCGAACGATGTGGTGATCCCCCCGCGCTAGTGGTCTCCCGTCCGGCCGGCGTCCCGGGAGCCAATTAGGCTGCATGCCATGCCGAACGTGCTGACGGTCAACCTTGCCCACCCGCGGCCCAACCCGGACGACGAGCGCTCGATGACCGGCATCGACAAGCGCCCGACGGACACCGCGGTCGGTGTCCGCGCACCCGGCCCGATGCACGGCGGGCTGGGCAGCGGCCTGGTCGGCGACACCATCGGCAATCAGCAGTTCCACGGCGGGGACGACCAGGCGGTGTACGCGTATGCCCGCGAGGATCTCGACGCGTGGGAGGCCGAACTCGACCGGGAGATCGCCAACGGCGTCTTCGGCGAGAACCTCACGACCGCGGGCGTCGACGTGACCAATGCGCGCATCGGGGAACGCTGGCGGATCGGTTCCGACGGCCTGGAACTCGAGGTCTCCCGGCCCCGCATCCCGTGCCGGACGTTCGCCGCGTGGCTGCAGATCAACGGCTGGATCAAGACTTTCACCACGACCGCGGTACCGGGCGCCTACCTGCGCCTGGTCACCCCCGGCACGGTGCGCGCGGGCGACGAGATCGTGGTGACCCACCGGCCCGATCACGACGTGACCGTGGGGATGGTGTTCCGCGCGCTCACCCTCGAATCGAATCTGCTGCCCGACATCCTGCGCGCCGACGCGCTGCCGGACGTTCTCAAGGAACTCGCGCAGCGCCGGGCACCGCAACCCGGGTGAGCACGTTCAGTGCGACGGGGGCGTCAGCCCGTACCGGGTGACGACGTCGTCCATCCAGTCCGGTGTGCCGTACGTCAGGCCGTACTTGCGCGCCAGCGCGTCGAACTCGGGCGTCGCGTGCAGAGCCGGGCCTGCCACGGCCGAGCTGAGCAGCTCGCTCAATTCCCGGAAGTAGTTCTCGAATCCGCCGCCGGGAGTGATGACCTCGATGATGCGGCCGGGCTCCGTGCCGGCATTCCACATCGCATGCATCTGGCCCCGGGGTTTGGTGATGTAGCCACCCGGTCCGAGCACGACTTCGTCGTCGTCCGAACGGAATCCGATTTCGCCGGCCAGCACGATGGAGTGCTCGTCCTCGCGCGAGTGCCGGTGCGCCGCCGTGATCACGCCGACCGCGAACGGATGCTCGACGATCGCGACGTGCCCACCCGTGGTCCGGCTGGTGAGCTTGAACGTCGCGCCGAAACCTGGCAACGACACCTGGTCGCCCGCACCCGGTTGGACCACCGTCACCACCGCGTCTTGCGTGTATGTCATGCCGGCACTCCTGTCACTGCCGTCGTGTTGTCTCCCGCAAGCCAGTGTGCCCGCGCCGGCGCTCGCCCAGCTGTGCCGGATGCGCCAGAAATCCCACAGGAAGCGACACAATGAGTTGATGTCGCCCGAATCCCGGACTGTCGTCATCGTCGTGTTCGACGGGGTGAAGTTGTTGGACGCGGTCGGACCCGCCGAGGTGTTCGCCGAGGCCAACCGGTTCGGAGCCGACTACCGGCTCATGTTCGCCTCGGTGGACGGGCACGAAGTCGTCACCTCGATAGGTACCAAACTCGCTGTCACCCAATGCATTTCGGACATCAGTGGCGTCGACACCGTGCTGGTTGCTGGCGGGGACCACCTCGTCGGCCGGCCGATCGACCCAGACCTCGTGGACGCCGTCCGCGACCTTCCGGCCCGATCCCGGCGGTTGGCGTCGATCTGCACGGGTTCCTTCATCCTGGCCCGGGCCGGGCTGCTCACCGGTCGCCGGGCCACCACTCACTGGCGGCACGCGCAACTGCTCGGACGTGCCTACCCGGACATCACTGTCGAGCCCGACGCGATCTTCGTGAGAGACGGCAACGTGTACACCTCGGCAGGCGTGTCGGCGGGTATCGACCTGGCGCTGGCCCTGGCGGAACTGGACCATGGCATGGATCTGGTGCGCGACGTCGCGCGTTCCCTGGTCGTGTATCTCAAGCGCGCGGGCGGTCAGTCGCAGTTCTCGGCCCTGGTGGAGACCGACCTGCCCGCGCGGTCCGCGCTGCGGCCCGCCATCGAGGCGATCGCCGCCGATCCGACCGCGGACCACAGTGTGAAAAGCCTTGCCGCGTCGGCATCTTTGAGCACCCGCCAGCTGACCCGGCTGTTCCAGGCCGAACTGGGCACCACTCCCGCGCGCCATGTCGAGCGCGTCCGTATCGACGTCGCGCGAAGCGCCCTGGATGCCGGCCGTACGGTGGCCGACGCGGCGCGCCTCGCGGGTTTCGGCAGCGCCGAGACGCTACGGCGCGTTTTCGTCAATCACCTGGGGGTGTCCCCCAAGGCCTACCGCGACCGGTTCCGCACCACCGGTCAGACCCAGCGGGGCAGCTCCTGACCGATCAGCGGCGCGATCTTGTCCGCCATGTAGGCATGCCCCGCATCGGTGGGATGGATCTTGTCGCCGCCGATCAGGTCGGGACGGTCGAAGAACCAGCCCGCCTCCAGGGGGTCGAAGAACTCCGCGCCGGCGTCACGCGCGGAATCGCGGAGGATGTCGCGGATCCGGTACATGTTCGGCGGCACGTCGGCGTTGATCCACGGCGGCCCGATGACCAGCAATTTGGCCGACGGCGCGAGCTGGCGGGCCAGACCGAGCGCGTCGCGCGTCATGAAGGCCATGGCCAGCGGGTCGGCATCCTTGTCGTTGCGCGAGCCGAAGAACACCACCAGGGAGTCGTCGGGTTTCACGGCTCGCGCGGTCAGATCGCGGAAGATGCCGCCACGGTTGCCGCGCACGACGTAGCCGGCGCCGCCCTCGGCCGCCACGTCGGCGTTGACCTTCACACCGCGACCCGACAGGTTCTGCCAGGCGAGCGTGGTCCAGCCCTTCGGGCCGAGCCCGCCCTCATTGCTGCCCGTGGTGTAGGAGTCGCCGATTACCGCGATGTGGTTGAGGCGGGGGTCCAACCCGGACGGCGTGTACGGCTGGTCGGGCTGACCGACGGACGGCGCTGCCGCATACGTGAACGTCCCGACCAAAAGGCCGAGCGAGATGACGAATGTGGCCAGACGGCTCACTGCTACCTCCACTGCCGGTGAGACGTACTGTCCCGCATCCTGTCCCGACTGAAATCCTCGCACAGCCTATTGCGTGTGCATGGTAGTTACCTATGCGAACGGTGACACCCCGATAACAAGCCCATAACAAGGTGCGCCACACCACTATTCGGGCTACATCGCGGTCATCCCGCACGCGCCGAAACGGATGGCGCGCGTACTTGCTCGCCTTCTATGCGGTGTAGTCGGCCGCTGCCAGGGTCGGCCGGCTTGATGTCCACCATGCGGCGCATCCACCGGCGGGCAGGCTCCTCCACCACGTGGTAGAGCACGACCCCGCCCACCACGGCGATCCCGAGCAGGCCGAGCAGGGTCAGCTTGCCCCATATGTCCGATGACAGCGTCAGGTCGAACTGTTTGACGGTCCAGATCCACGCGGTGTGTACCAGCTCGTGCACCATGTACAGCCCGAAGGAGATCTGGCCGCCGTAGACCAACACCCTGGTCGACAGCAGCGCGGGCAGGCTGCCCACCCCCACGGCCAGCGCCACGACCAACGGGACGAACAGGATGTCGACGATGCCGCCCGCGTCGCCGACGGTGTTCATCGGATGCGCGTCGAAGAAGTACAGCAGGCCGACGATGGCGGCGATCAGTCCCAACGACAGCCAGCCGGCTCCGGTCCTGGCGCGGTCGGTCAGGTCCAGCTTCCGGACTGCTGCACAGGCCAGTGCGCCCGCGGTGAACTGCATGACGATCCGCGGCAGCCAGCTCCACGGCGTGTAGAAGTGGCCGGTGGCCATCAACAGCACGATGGGCGGCAGGGTCGCGGCGACCGCAAGCAGCACCAGGCCGCGGGCCCGCGTCGCGCGGGCCACCCGGAAGATCACCACGATCAGCACGCCGAACAGCAGGTACGCCAGCCACTCCGCACTGATCGACCAGGCCGGCCCGTCCCAGCTCGAACCGTCGAAATAGGGCTGGAACCACAACTGCATCAGGAAGAGCTGACGGAAATAGCTCGTCGCCGTGTACTGGCTGGTGTCCTCGGGCGGCACATGTCCGACGTTGAGCGTGAAGATCAGCCAGAGCGCCGCCAGGTGCAATGTCACCAGGTACACAGGCCACACCCGGGCCAGCCGCAGCCACAGGAAGTGCAGCGTGGCACGTGTCGACCACCCCGGCCCCATGCGGTCGATGTAGTTCCAGGTCAGCACGAAGCCGCTGAGGATGAAGAACAGGTCGACGCCTTGCGCACCGCAATTGAGCACCGGCGCGAGCGCCTCGGTGAAATCCGGTGCGGCTTGGTAGAGCAGCGGGCGAAAGTGGAACAGCACGACCCAGGCAGCTGCGACGATGCGTAACCCGGTCAGGGCTCTTATCTCTCCGCCGCGCACTGGCTGTTTCCGTCTTTCCGTACCAACTCGAGCTGTACTGTCACGCCACCATCGCGGCAGGCCGGGCATATCGCTGTCCCCTCGAAAGGCAACCGGCAGCATTCGCAGAGTAGCAGCGTGGCACCGGCACTTGCGCCTCGCCGAACCTGTGCAACCGCTGTACGCAGCGGTGTTCGGAGCGCGACCGGCCTCCGATCACATTGGGTGGCAAAGAAATTCCGAGGCCAGGAAATCCGAGGCACCATTTTCGCCTGCGATGATTCGGCGTGTCGGGCAGATCCGGGCAATGTGCGGTGCACAGCGAGCACCGCGCGAACCCCGGTTGGGACGACCGGTCCGAGCTATGGTCACGGTGCGTGGTCTCACGGGGAGGTGCGAGATGAAGAGTCCGGCGACTCGGGTGGTTCGCCGACTGGCCGCAGGGATCGGCGTCACGCTGGCGCCACTGGCCTTTGTGACGATCGTCAATCCGGCCGTCGGTTCGGCCGACTGCGATGCCGGTTCGTGGTGGGATCCGGTGGCGAATGTGTGCCGGCCACCGGTGGTGCCGATGCTGTGCGAGAACGGATCGTGGTGGGATCCGGTGGCCAACACGTGCCGGCCGCCCGTGGTGCCACCGCCACCCATGTGCGACAACGGCTGGTGGTGGGATCCGGTGGGCAACGCGTGCCGACCGCCGGTGATCCCGCCGCCCTGACGCGTCAGCCCACGGGCACCTGCGAACCGTCGAACTGGCGCGCGTTGGTGTTCATCTGCTCAAGCCAGGCCCTGAGCTGCGCCTGCGCGGTCAATGCCGGGATGACACCGGTCGCCGGGGTCTGACCTGCCACGGCGTCGGTCTTCAACCACGGCTGACAGCCGCTGGTCTTGAACGCCTTGTCGGTGGCGTCGATCGTGACCGCCTGCGGTTTCTTGGTGAACGCGTTGTCGATGATGTCGCCGCCGTGCAGGTCGGCCATCCGCTTCCAGTAGCACGTGCCGTTCTCGACCGGACCCGCCGACGCGTACGTGCCCGGTTCGATGTCGGTGCCGACGACGAAAACCCCGTCGTGGTCCATGGCCGTCGCGGGAGCCCCCGGTGCGGCGGGTGCCGGCGGGGCCTCGGCCGCGGGCTGCTGCGCATCGGGCGCGGGGCCGGGCAACGGTCCGGGGGCGGCCGGGCCGGGTGCAGGCGCAGGAGGTGCCGGCGTGGTCGGATCCGCACCGGCGATGCCGCTGAACAATCCTCCTGCGCTGACCACCACCGCGGCGGCGAGGATGGTTGTCTTGATCGGCCTCATAGCACGTCAGCGTACCGCGTACGCGGGTGTGGTCCAGGTCGCGCGCGCTGTGGCAGGCTCGCGATGTGGATGTGCCACGGCCCGATTCCGAACTCCCCCACCTTGCCGACGTGGTGCCCGCGGTCCTCACCGCGATGGGTGCAACAGGTTTCTCGTCGCCGATCGAGCTGCCCGGCCCGGTTCGGGGCGCCTGCGTCCTGATGATCGACGGGCTTGGGGCCGAACTGCTGGCCGACCACCCCGATGACGCTCCCGTGCTCGCGGGGATGCGCGGACAGACCTTGCAGGTCGGGTTCCCGTCGACGACGGCCGCAGGCATCGCGGCGATCGGCACCGGCTGCCGGTCGGGCGAACACGGCCTGGTGGGCTACTCGTTTCGGGTGCCCGACGCAGGCGTGATCAACGCATTGCGGTGGCGCCCGCATCCATGGGGCGAGGATCTGCGCGACCGGGTCCGCCCCGAAGACGTGCAACCGCTGCCGACGACATTCGAGCGGGCTGCGCAGGCCGGCGTCGCGGTAGAGGTCGTCTCCGGCGCCCAGTTCGCCCACTCGGGACTGACTCGGGCCGCGCTGCGGGGCGCGCGGTATGTCGGCGTGCACGCGATCGGTGAGCTGGCCGCGAGTGTGTCCGACGCCGTGTCCCGGGGTGGATTCTGCTACGGCTATCACGGCGATCTCGACTTGGTCGGGCACCTGCACGGCCCGGGTTCGCCGGCCTGGCGCATGCAGTTGCGCCAGGTGGACCGGCTGGTCGAATCGGTCGTCGAGGCACTTCCGCCGGGAGCGATGCTCGCGGTGGTTGCCGACCACGGCATGGTCGGGGTGGACACGGTCGTCGACATCGACGATCACGAGCCTCTCCTGCGGAACGTGCAGGCGGTCGGCGGCGAAGCCCGCGCGCGCCACATCTACACCGACTCGGGGGCGACCGACGACGTGCTGGCCGTGTGGCGCGAGACCCTGGCCGACACCGCCTGGGTGCTGTCGCGGGACGAGGCGATAGCCGCGGGCTGGTTCGGCGAGCGCATCCGCGACGACGCTCGAGCCCGGATCGGCGACGTGGTCGCCGCGGCCCGAGATCGCGCTGCCCTGGTCCGGCGAAACGCCGAACCCATGGAATCCGCATTGATCGGCCAACACGGTTCGTTGACGAATGCAGAGCAACGGGTTCCGTTGTTGCTGGCATTCGGTTGAGAGGCAACGACTATCCAGATCAGAATTAGATGTACTAAGATTCGCCGCATGAAGCTTGTTGGGCTGGCAGCCGTCGGCGCCGCGGCCGCAATCGCGTTCGCGGCTCCGGCACACGCCGAGATCGATACCGACTTCGCCAACGAACTGCACACGTACGGCATCTACGGTCCGCGGGATTACAACGCCTGGATCGGCAAGCTCACGTGCAAGCGGTTACACAACGGCGTCGATCACGGCGCGCAGGAGTCGGTCAACTTCG
Proteins encoded:
- a CDS encoding alkaline phosphatase family protein, which translates into the protein MDVPRPDSELPHLADVVPAVLTAMGATGFSSPIELPGPVRGACVLMIDGLGAELLADHPDDAPVLAGMRGQTLQVGFPSTTAAGIAAIGTGCRSGEHGLVGYSFRVPDAGVINALRWRPHPWGEDLRDRVRPEDVQPLPTTFERAAQAGVAVEVVSGAQFAHSGLTRAALRGARYVGVHAIGELAASVSDAVSRGGFCYGYHGDLDLVGHLHGPGSPAWRMQLRQVDRLVESVVEALPPGAMLAVVADHGMVGVDTVVDIDDHEPLLRNVQAVGGEARARHIYTDSGATDDVLAVWRETLADTAWVLSRDEAIAAGWFGERIRDDARARIGDVVAAARDRAALVRRNAEPMESALIGQHGSLTNAEQRVPLLLAFG
- a CDS encoding cupin domain-containing protein is translated as MTYTQDAVVTVVQPGAGDQVSLPGFGATFKLTSRTTGGHVAIVEHPFAVGVITAAHRHSREDEHSIVLAGEIGFRSDDDEVVLGPGGYITKPRGQMHAMWNAGTEPGRIIEVITPGGGFENYFRELSELLSSAVAGPALHATPEFDALARKYGLTYGTPDWMDDVVTRYGLTPPSH
- a CDS encoding acyltransferase family protein; the protein is MRGGEIRALTGLRIVAAAWVVLFHFRPLLYQAAPDFTEALAPVLNCGAQGVDLFFILSGFVLTWNYIDRMGPGWSTRATLHFLWLRLARVWPVYLVTLHLAALWLIFTLNVGHVPPEDTSQYTATSYFRQLFLMQLWFQPYFDGSSWDGPAWSISAEWLAYLLFGVLIVVIFRVARATRARGLVLLAVAATLPPIVLLMATGHFYTPWSWLPRIVMQFTAGALACAAVRKLDLTDRARTGAGWLSLGLIAAIVGLLYFFDAHPMNTVGDAGGIVDILFVPLVVALAVGVGSLPALLSTRVLVYGGQISFGLYMVHELVHTAWIWTVKQFDLTLSSDIWGKLTLLGLLGIAVVGGVVLYHVVEEPARRWMRRMVDIKPADPGSGRLHRIEGEQVRAPSVSARAG
- a CDS encoding GlxA family transcriptional regulator — encoded protein: MSPESRTVVIVVFDGVKLLDAVGPAEVFAEANRFGADYRLMFASVDGHEVVTSIGTKLAVTQCISDISGVDTVLVAGGDHLVGRPIDPDLVDAVRDLPARSRRLASICTGSFILARAGLLTGRRATTHWRHAQLLGRAYPDITVEPDAIFVRDGNVYTSAGVSAGIDLALALAELDHGMDLVRDVARSLVVYLKRAGGQSQFSALVETDLPARSALRPAIEAIAADPTADHSVKSLAASASLSTRQLTRLFQAELGTTPARHVERVRIDVARSALDAGRTVADAARLAGFGSAETLRRVFVNHLGVSPKAYRDRFRTTGQTQRGSS
- a CDS encoding DUF732 domain-containing protein; the encoded protein is MKLVGLAAVGAAAAIAFAAPAHAEIDTDFANELHTYGIYGPRDYNAWIGKLTCKRLHNGVDHGAQESVNFVSKQLDKDSTTAQAWQFLGTAINYYCPDQRFVMEQAAAASAG
- a CDS encoding MOSC domain-containing protein — translated: MPNVLTVNLAHPRPNPDDERSMTGIDKRPTDTAVGVRAPGPMHGGLGSGLVGDTIGNQQFHGGDDQAVYAYAREDLDAWEAELDREIANGVFGENLTTAGVDVTNARIGERWRIGSDGLELEVSRPRIPCRTFAAWLQINGWIKTFTTTAVPGAYLRLVTPGTVRAGDEIVVTHRPDHDVTVGMVFRALTLESNLLPDILRADALPDVLKELAQRRAPQPG
- a CDS encoding Rv0518 family GDSL lipase, yielding MSRLATFVISLGLLVGTFTYAAAPSVGQPDQPYTPSGLDPRLNHIAVIGDSYTTGSNEGGLGPKGWTTLAWQNLSGRGVKVNADVAAEGGAGYVVRGNRGGIFRDLTARAVKPDDSLVVFFGSRNDKDADPLAMAFMTRDALGLARQLAPSAKLLVIGPPWINADVPPNMYRIRDILRDSARDAGAEFFDPLEAGWFFDRPDLIGGDKIHPTDAGHAYMADKIAPLIGQELPRWV
- a CDS encoding enolase C-terminal domain-like protein, giving the protein MQTLIDFDTAPVFAIPLRDRAHSGAVHEGMLIEGPQGWGEFSPAPDDDAATLVRWLTAATEAGTVGWPDPVRGRIPVAVTVAAVDADRAHEIVTASKCRTAAVEVGGAADTLEADIARVEAVRDALGPGGVIRCDARGRWHSDAAVAATVALDRAAGGLEFVARPCRTIEETAGVRRRVGVRVAADAAAEGELPLGEAADVLVLSCGPLGGARRALRVAERSGLPCVVTSAPQTTIGAAAGLALAGALPELPFACELATTELLVGDVVADSRSLRPVEGRLPVAPMPPAPQPDLVARYAVADPGRVAWWRDRIRTVAASL